One Streptomyces dangxiongensis genomic window, GCCGGCCGCGATGGCGCCGGCGTCGTCCATCGGGATCAGCACGGCCGGGCGGGCGACGAGGGTCGCGACCCGGTGCAGCACGGCGGCGATCTCACGGGTGGACGCGCCGGGCGCCGGTGGCGGATGCAGTTGCCGTACAAAGCGCGACACGTGCACCGGGCTTGCCGTGGAGTCGGCGACGACGTGCACCTCCACCCCGGCCCTGCCGAGCGAGCGCACGGCACCCAGGGTGCCGTGGTGAAAGGGATTCCGGTCGATCCGCAGCAGCACCGCGGGGACCCGGATGTCCAGTAGCGACACGGGCGATTCCTTTTTCTCTGGTCCGTTCGTCCGTGCGGGGGTTCGGGCCACCTGAAAGCCGTAACCGCACTGGCGAAATCCGGATAAATATGACTGTGTGTCAATAGCGGGAAATAGACGGCGGAGACGCGGTCGAGCGGAAAGAGGGGCAGGCATGGCTCTACAGCAGCGACGGGACCGCTCCCGGCGGCTGACCGTGGTCGCGGCGGCGGTCGCCGCGACGGTCGTCCTGGCGACCGGACCCGGGTCCGCGGCGGGGGCGGCGTGGGCCGCCGGCCCTCCCGCGCCCGCCCCGACGGCACCGGCACCGGCGACCCCACCGGCCATCCCGCTCGCACCGGCGGCCTCGCAGGCCACCCCGGCGGGGCCGGCCGTCCCGGTACCGGTGAGGGCGGTCCCGCCGTTCGGGGCCTTCCTGGACTCCGGGGCCCGCGGGGTCGCCCGGATGGCCGAGCTGAGCCACTGGCTCGGCGGGACCGAGCTGAGGGTCGCCCACACCTATCTGCCCGGCGGCCGCTGGCGGGACATCGAGGGCCCACCCGGCTTCCTGGACGTCTGGGCGCACTGGCGGCGCGAGAAGGCCGACCGCACCCTCGTGCTCAACGTGCCGATGCAGGAGCGCAACGAGGAGAACGTCCCCGACTCCGAGGTGCGGCGGCTGCTGGGGCAGGCCGCGGCCGGCGCGTTCGACCGTCACTTCAGGGCCCTGGCCGAAAAGCTGGTGCAGCTCAAGGTGCCGGACACGGTCATCGTGCTCGGCTGGGAGATGAACGGCACCACCTACACCCATCGCTGCGGACCGGACCCCGACGCCTGGAAGACGTACTGGAACAGGATCGTCACCACCATGCGCGCGGTGCCGGGCCAGGCGTTCCGGTTCGACTTCACGCCGAGCCGCGGCCGGGACGCCGTGCCCTGGACCGAGTGCTACCCGGGGGACGACACGGTCGACATCATCGGCATGGATTCCTACGACCAGCCGAGTGGATTGTCGTTCGACCAACAGGTGAAAGAGCCCCTCGGTCTCCAGCAGCACGTGGAATTCGCGAAATCCCACGGCAAGCCCATCTCCTATCCGGAATGGGGCCTGTTCCGCAACGGTGACAACGCCGAGTACATGCGGCGCATGCTCGCCTGGTTCGACGAACACCGGCCGCTGTACAACACGCTGACCGACTACTGCCCGCACGGTGTGTGGCAGTGCTCGGGCAACCCCCGCTCGTCGCGGATCTACCGGACCACCCTGTACGGCCGCACCGACCAGCCGGTCCCGGCGCCCACACCGACCCCGACCCCCGTCCCCGAGCCCACGCCCACCACGAAGCCCCCGGCCCACTGCTCGCCGCTGGACCTCGGCGACTGGGTCGAGTACTGGCTCGGCGGAAAGCTCTGCATCCGCCTCGACTGGTGGTCGCGGAGCCGCTAGCCCTGCTCGTGTGCCCGCCATCGGTGCAGCACCTCCCTGCTCCGCTGCCGGGCGGTCGCGTCGCACAGCGCGGCCGTCAGCAGCGGGGCGGTGCGCCGCCGGGCCATGAGGAACCGCTGGTTGACGACCCGTTCGGGCCGCCAGTGGCGCTTGTACGGCTCGTCGCCGCGCAGCAGGCTCAGCGTGCCGGCCGGGCCACTGCCGCAGTACTCGGCGGACGCGTCCAGCAGCATCACCGCCACGTCCGCCTTCCGCTGCCTGAGGCTGGGATGGGCGCCGTAGAGGTAGCCGCCGGTCAGGCTGCGCGAGAGCAGGGTCAGGTCGACGGCCACCACCTCGTCGCCGATCCGGAACTCGGTGACCACCGCGTTGCCCGAGCGCACCATCGGGCCCACCGCGCGCACCAGATGCTCCCGGAACCGGGGCCGCAGATGCTCGCCGGTCACCTTCCGCCCCTGCCACTGGAGCCGGTGCAGATCCAGCAGGAGGCCGAGCGTCGCCTCCACCTCCTCCGGGCCCACGGCCCGCCGCCGCACCCCCAGCGCGGCCAGCTTGCGTAGCTGGGCCCGCGCCCGCTGGCCGGACTTGGCCGACGGCAGCCGGGCGATCAGCTCGCCCATGGGGCACGGCGGGCAGCTCCAGGCACAGCGAGTCGCGGACCACGCGGCGCGGCCCGCTCCAGCGGTCGTACACCCGCTCGACCGCGCCGCCCGGGCGCACCTCACGGAAGTCGACCAGCGCCGTGCGCGCCGCGTCCGCGAGCGCCTCGGTGAGCGCGCCGGCGGCCCGCCCGTCGTCGGTGTCGTCCAGCAGGACGTCCGCGTAGTCGGAGATCGCCCCGCCGAGCGGCACCAGCGTGGGCAGCGGCCGGCTGACCAGCATCAGCGGCGCGGCGGCCACCAGGTCGCGGCCGGCCCGCACCACCAGCAGCCGGAGCCGGCCGGGCCGGCCGTACGACAGCCACCACGAGTGCAGCCAGGCATGGGTCTGGAACGGGGTCGCGGCGGTGCACCGCTCGTGCAATCGCCCCCAGGCCGGGGTCATGGCCGCGAAGGCGGCCTCGTCGGTGACGACCTCCACCGTGAGGGACGGTGGACGCGGTGCGCGCCGTGTACGTCGCGGTCACAGCTTGCCGTGCGCGTCGGCGGCGACGGCCGGGCCGGGCACCGAGGCCGGGCGCACCGTCTCGTCCTCCGGCCGGCGGCCCGGCCGGACCAGCAGCGCCAGGGCGCCGAGCAGCCCGCCCGCGCTCGCCCCGACCAGCCCGGTCACCCCGGCGGAGGCCGAGCCCGGCTCGGCCGGCGTCACCGCCCGGGAGAACTGCAGGAGCCCGACGTGCGTGCCGGCCTTGTCGGTGTCGGCGTGCCGGATGAGGGCGTGGGCGACAGCGTTGGCCATGTCGGCGGCCTGGGACGGGCGGCCGGAGACGGCGGAGACGGCCACCATGGGGGCGTCCGGCGACGTCGAGGTGCGCACGCTGTCGCGCAGGGTCCTCGCCGGCACCCCGGCCTCCACCTGCGCGTCGCCGATGACCGCGAGCTGGGTGGCGACCCGGCCGTAGGCCTGGGCGAAACCGAGTGCGGTGGCGGTGTCGGACCGTTCCGTGGGAACGGCGATGACATAGCTGGTCGCCGTGTACTCCGGGGTCTTCAGCACCCCGTACCCGCTGCCCAGCAGTCCGCCCGCGAGGACACCGGCCGCCACGAGCGCCCAGGACGGCAGCGCGCGGGCGCGGGACAGACGGGAAGAGCGGTGGTGCCGGGTGTGGTTGTCGGTCATGAGGGGCTGACCTCCTGAGGGGATCGGGACTTCGGGACCGTGCGGGCGAGCGTCGCCGTGTAGACGTCCATGAGCCGGGCGGCACTGCGGGTGATGCAGTAGTGGCGGGCCGCCTCCGGCGCGGTGCGCGGACCGGGCCCGGCGGCACGGACGCCGGCGAGCGCACGGGCGTAGGCGCCGGCGTCGCAGGGGACGCGCAGCGCGTCCGGGGCGGCGCCGGGCGGCAGGTCCTCCAGGGCCGGGCAGGAGGTGTAGCGCACGGGCAGCCCGGCCGCGAGCGCCTCCACGACCGCGAGGCCGAACGCCTCCTCCGGGGAGGGGGCGGCGAGCACGTCCATCGCCGAGGCCAGCGCGGGCAGGCCGGGCCCGGACGAGCCGTCGGGCAGGTACGGCCGCTCGCCGGCGAACAGCACCCGTCCGGCGACCCCCGCCGCCCGCGCGCTCTCCCTCAGCGCGCGTTCCTCCGGTCCGCCGCCGACCAGCAGCAGCCGGCAGTCGTCGGGCAGCGCGGCCAGGGCGCGGACGACGACGTCGAAACGCTTGCCGGGGACCAGCCGGCCGATGCCGCCGATGACGAAGGCGTCCTCCGGCAGGCCGAGTTGCTGCCGGGCGTGCCGGCGGGCCACCGGGTCGAAGGCGAAACGTTCCAGGTCGATGCCGTTGGGTACGACCGCGATGCGCTGCCCCGGCACACCCCAGCGGGTCAGCCGGGCGGCGACCGTGGGCGACACGGCGACGGTGGACCGGCCCAGCCGCTCGCCCAGCAGATACAGCGAACGCACCCCCGCGGTGAGCGGCCGGCCCTCCATCTGCGAGTCGCCGAGGGAGTGTTCGGTGGCGACGACCGCCCGCACCCCGGCCAGCCGGGCGGCGATCCGCCCGTACAGGCAGGCCCGGTAGAGGTGGGTGTGCACGAGGTCGTACCGGCCCCGCCGGACGATCCGGGCCAGCCGGGGCAGCGCGCCCAGGTCGCGGTTGCCGGCCATGCCCAGGTGCACCACCCGGACCCCGTCGGCCACCAGCCCGTCGGCCACCGCCCCGGGTTCGGTCAGCGTCACCACGTCGCACTCGACGGGCAGATGGCGCAGCAGCAGCCGCAGTTGCTGCTCGGCGCCGCCCACCCCGAGCCCGGTGATGACGTGCAGCGCCCTCACCGCAGCCCCTCGACCGGCCGCCGGCGCAACCGGTGCAGCCGGTACTTCAGGAACAGGCGTACGCCGGTGTCGTTCTGCCCGACGTGCACACGCGGCAGGACGTGCGGGCCGTTCAGCCCACCGGGGTCGATGGCGCAGGCGTAGCCGTAACCGGCCCGCCGCACGGCGTCCACGGCACGCCGGTCGACCGTGCCGTACGGATAGCAGAAGCCGCTCACCGGGGTGCCGGTCAGCTCCTCCAGCGCGGCCCGGCTGCCGGCGGTCTCCGCCGCCAACCGCGCGTCGTCGGCCCGGGTCAGATCGACGTGGGTGAGGCCGTGCGAGCCGATCTCGACGCCCGCCGCGGCGGCCCGCCGGATGCCGTCGGCGGTCAGCAGCGGCTTGCGCGGGCCCCGCGGATCCCAGGCGTTGTCGCCGCCGAGCCGGCCGGGCAGCACGAACAGGGTGGCCGTGCACTCCCGGCGCGCCAGCACGGGCAGGGCGTGGGCGACGAAGTCGGCGTACCCGTCGTCGAAGGTGAGACCCACCAGGTCCCGCCCCCCGCCCCGGGCCCGGGCGGCGAGCAGTTCGCCCACGGACACCCCGCGCAGCCCCTGCCCGCGCAGCCAGCGTAGCTGCCGGTCCAGCCGGTCGGGGGTGACCGTGATGCGGTACGGGTCGTCGGAACAGTCACCGACCGAGTGGTACATGGCGATCCACGGGACCGGACCGGTGCCGGCGGCGGCCGAGGTCGCCGCGCGAGCGGACTCAACGGAAGACGGCATGAGCGAGCCTTCGGGTGTGGGTGCGTACGGAACGGAGAGCGGATGCCGGACCCCGGGCGTCCAGACCCAGGCCGAGCAGGGCGAACACGACGGTCACCGTGGTGCCGCCGGCCATGAGCCCGGCGAACGGGGCCGAGGACAGGGCTGCCGCGAACGCACCGGCCACGGCGGCCGACCCTGCCGCCCACAGCGGCCGGCCCAGCCCGCGCAGCACGGCCCCCGTGCGGATGGGCACGCTCCGGCGGCGCATGCCGGCGAGCAGCAGGACAGCGGTGAGCGTGATGCCGGTGGCGTTGGCGGCGGCGATCCCGGTGACCCCCCAGGGCCCGATCGTCCAGGCGCCGACGCCGGAGGTCACGACGATCCCGGCGGTCATCGAGGCCAGCGGGTACCAGGTGACGCGGCCCGCCGAGAAGTAGGAGCGGACCAGGACACCGGTCAGGGTCTGGCCGAGCAGCCCTAGCGCGTAGACCCG contains:
- a CDS encoding glycoside hydrolase family 26 protein, whose protein sequence is MALQQRRDRSRRLTVVAAAVAATVVLATGPGSAAGAAWAAGPPAPAPTAPAPATPPAIPLAPAASQATPAGPAVPVPVRAVPPFGAFLDSGARGVARMAELSHWLGGTELRVAHTYLPGGRWRDIEGPPGFLDVWAHWRREKADRTLVLNVPMQERNEENVPDSEVRRLLGQAAAGAFDRHFRALAEKLVQLKVPDTVIVLGWEMNGTTYTHRCGPDPDAWKTYWNRIVTTMRAVPGQAFRFDFTPSRGRDAVPWTECYPGDDTVDIIGMDSYDQPSGLSFDQQVKEPLGLQQHVEFAKSHGKPISYPEWGLFRNGDNAEYMRRMLAWFDEHRPLYNTLTDYCPHGVWQCSGNPRSSRIYRTTLYGRTDQPVPAPTPTPTPVPEPTPTTKPPAHCSPLDLGDWVEYWLGGKLCIRLDWWSRSR
- a CDS encoding YveK family protein, giving the protein MTDNHTRHHRSSRLSRARALPSWALVAAGVLAGGLLGSGYGVLKTPEYTATSYVIAVPTERSDTATALGFAQAYGRVATQLAVIGDAQVEAGVPARTLRDSVRTSTSPDAPMVAVSAVSGRPSQAADMANAVAHALIRHADTDKAGTHVGLLQFSRAVTPAEPGSASAGVTGLVGASAGGLLGALALLVRPGRRPEDETVRPASVPGPAVAADAHGKL
- a CDS encoding glycosyltransferase is translated as MRALHVITGLGVGGAEQQLRLLLRHLPVECDVVTLTEPGAVADGLVADGVRVVHLGMAGNRDLGALPRLARIVRRGRYDLVHTHLYRACLYGRIAARLAGVRAVVATEHSLGDSQMEGRPLTAGVRSLYLLGERLGRSTVAVSPTVAARLTRWGVPGQRIAVVPNGIDLERFAFDPVARRHARQQLGLPEDAFVIGGIGRLVPGKRFDVVVRALAALPDDCRLLLVGGGPEERALRESARAAGVAGRVLFAGERPYLPDGSSGPGLPALASAMDVLAAPSPEEAFGLAVVEALAAGLPVRYTSCPALEDLPPGAAPDALRVPCDAGAYARALAGVRAAGPGPRTAPEAARHYCITRSAARLMDVYTATLARTVPKSRSPQEVSPS
- a CDS encoding polysaccharide deacetylase family protein yields the protein MPSSVESARAATSAAAGTGPVPWIAMYHSVGDCSDDPYRITVTPDRLDRQLRWLRGQGLRGVSVGELLAARARGGGRDLVGLTFDDGYADFVAHALPVLARRECTATLFVLPGRLGGDNAWDPRGPRKPLLTADGIRRAAAAGVEIGSHGLTHVDLTRADDARLAAETAGSRAALEELTGTPVSGFCYPYGTVDRRAVDAVRRAGYGYACAIDPGGLNGPHVLPRVHVGQNDTGVRLFLKYRLHRLRRRPVEGLR